The following proteins are co-located in the Acidobacteriota bacterium genome:
- the trxA gene encoding thioredoxin has translation MALVDVTAENFEETVEDGIVLLDWWASWCGPCRTFAPIFAAAAEHHPDITFGKIDTEDQEGLAGAFGIRSIPTVMVFRDGVLLAAQPGMLPAADLEDLIAKVRALDMDDIRRQIEAERSRIVTTD, from the coding sequence ATGGCGCTCGTGGACGTGACGGCGGAGAACTTCGAGGAGACGGTCGAGGACGGCATCGTGCTGCTCGACTGGTGGGCGAGCTGGTGCGGACCCTGCCGGACGTTCGCCCCGATCTTCGCGGCCGCGGCCGAGCACCATCCGGACATCACCTTCGGGAAGATCGACACCGAGGATCAGGAAGGGCTCGCCGGCGCGTTCGGCATCCGGTCGATCCCGACCGTGATGGTCTTCCGCGACGGCGTGCTGCTCGCGGCACAACCGGGCATGCTGCCGGCTGCCGACCTCGAAGACCTCATCGCCAAGGTCCGCGCGCTCGACATGGACGACATCCGCCGCCAGATCGAAGCCGAGCGCAGCCGCATCGTCACGACCGACTGA
- a CDS encoding homoserine O-succinyltransferase, whose product MPIVEHTSLPTFRDLRRQGHTVLTVPEAQHQDIRALHVGLLNMMPDAAFRVTEQQFMRLVGSSNHIAQFFVHCFTVPGLPRGGATQSYIDRHYEDLATIYADGLDALIITGANVANPRLDLEPFYGPLTEVIGWAAENVTSVLCSCLSTHALMKFLHGIDRVPLPRKQWGVYAHRVVAAGHPLLRDINTRFDVPHSRYNAITREQFVGAGLQILIESAEAGVHAAVSEDGLRRVYFQGHPEYDANSLLKEYKREVLRHFDGERDLPPFPEHYVAGGAPAIIDRYLEDAHAARAAGRALPEFPEPRVAPWLDNTWRDTARAVFDNWFGLVYQLTNLDRRLPFMDGIDPRHPLEGLMRHDAPHTDDQRGHDR is encoded by the coding sequence ATGCCGATCGTCGAACACACCTCGCTCCCGACGTTCAGGGACCTGCGGCGGCAGGGGCACACCGTGCTGACGGTGCCGGAAGCGCAGCACCAGGACATCCGCGCGCTGCACGTCGGGCTGCTGAACATGATGCCGGACGCGGCGTTTCGCGTGACCGAGCAGCAGTTCATGCGGCTCGTCGGCAGCTCGAACCACATCGCGCAGTTCTTCGTGCACTGCTTCACCGTGCCGGGGCTGCCGCGCGGCGGGGCCACGCAGTCCTACATCGATCGCCACTACGAGGACCTCGCCACCATCTACGCCGACGGGCTCGACGCGCTCATCATCACCGGCGCGAACGTCGCGAACCCGCGGCTGGACCTCGAGCCGTTCTACGGGCCGCTCACCGAGGTGATCGGCTGGGCGGCCGAGAACGTCACGTCCGTGCTCTGCTCGTGCCTGTCGACGCACGCGCTGATGAAGTTCCTCCACGGCATCGATCGCGTGCCGCTCCCCCGCAAGCAGTGGGGCGTCTACGCGCACCGCGTCGTCGCCGCCGGGCACCCGCTCCTGCGCGACATCAACACCCGCTTCGACGTGCCGCACTCGCGCTACAACGCGATCACGCGGGAGCAGTTCGTCGGTGCGGGCCTCCAGATCCTGATCGAGAGCGCCGAGGCGGGCGTCCACGCGGCCGTCAGCGAGGACGGCCTGCGGCGCGTCTACTTCCAGGGGCACCCGGAGTACGACGCGAACAGCCTGCTCAAGGAGTACAAGCGCGAGGTGCTGCGGCACTTCGACGGCGAGCGCGATCTGCCGCCGTTCCCGGAGCACTACGTCGCCGGCGGTGCGCCGGCGATCATCGACCGCTACCTCGAGGACGCGCACGCGGCGCGCGCGGCGGGCCGCGCGCTGCCGGAGTTCCCGGAGCCGCGCGTCGCCCCGTGGCTCGACAACACCTGGCGCGACACCGCGCGCGCGGTGTTCGACAACTGGTTCGGCCTCGTCTACCAGCTCACGAACCTGGATCGCCGCCTGCCGTTCATGGACGGCATCGATCCGCGCCATCCGCTCGAGGGCCTCATGCGGCACGACGCCCCCCACACCGACGACCAACGAGGACACGACCGATGA
- a CDS encoding ABC transporter permease codes for MIRRRALSDYAIFVALAVECVVLAVATDAFFTADNLSNVLRQNAFPAVIAAGMTFVILTGGIDLSVGSVVALSGVLCADAIVRDLGLGTAVAIGIGVGVLVGLLNGVVVTRLRVPPFVVTLATMLIVRGAAFKYTDARTISGLPPAFSTVSQSWSMAIVLAAVFAASWLLLMRTPFGRHVYATGGNREAAWLSGVRVDRVLVKVYVLCGLGAGLAGVLVASRLSAGYPRAGELYELDAIAAVVVGGTSLMGGRGSIWGTLAGAFFIGILNNGLNLYNVSPYDQMMVKGAVFLAAASLDRWRK; via the coding sequence ATGATCCGCCGGCGCGCGCTCTCGGACTACGCAATCTTCGTCGCGCTCGCGGTCGAGTGCGTGGTGCTCGCGGTCGCGACCGACGCGTTCTTCACGGCCGACAACCTGTCGAACGTGCTGCGGCAGAACGCGTTTCCCGCCGTCATCGCTGCGGGCATGACGTTCGTCATCCTCACGGGCGGCATCGATCTGTCCGTCGGCTCGGTCGTCGCGCTGTCGGGCGTCCTCTGCGCCGACGCCATCGTCCGCGACCTCGGGCTCGGCACGGCCGTCGCCATCGGGATCGGCGTCGGCGTGCTCGTCGGGCTGCTCAACGGCGTGGTCGTCACCCGCCTTCGCGTGCCCCCGTTCGTCGTCACGTTGGCGACGATGCTGATCGTGCGCGGGGCGGCGTTCAAGTACACGGACGCGCGGACGATCTCGGGACTGCCGCCGGCGTTCTCGACGGTCAGCCAGAGCTGGTCGATGGCGATCGTGCTCGCGGCCGTGTTCGCGGCGAGCTGGCTGCTCCTGATGCGCACGCCGTTCGGCCGCCACGTGTACGCCACGGGCGGCAACCGCGAGGCGGCCTGGCTGTCGGGCGTGCGGGTCGACCGCGTGCTCGTCAAGGTTTACGTGCTGTGCGGCCTCGGCGCCGGGCTGGCGGGCGTGCTGGTCGCGTCGCGGCTCAGCGCCGGCTACCCGCGCGCCGGCGAGCTGTACGAGCTCGACGCGATCGCCGCCGTCGTCGTCGGCGGCACGAGCCTGATGGGCGGCCGCGGATCGATCTGGGGCACGCTGGCCGGCGCGTTCTTCATCGGGATCCTCAACAACGGCCTCAACCTGTACAACGTCAGCCCCTACGATCAGATGATGGTCAAGGGCGCCGTCTTCCTCGCGGCGGCGTCGCTCGACCGTTGGCGCAAATGA
- a CDS encoding VOC family protein → MKIEHAAYQVQDPVAVAEWYVEHLGLRVKRSQRDRPWGYFLADDGDGVMIEIYNNPKASVPDYRSLDPLLLHLAFYTDDVAGTRARLIDAGATPVGEVTTNDVGDELAMLRDPWGFAIQFVSRTTKMI, encoded by the coding sequence GTGAAGATCGAACATGCTGCCTATCAAGTCCAGGATCCGGTCGCCGTGGCCGAGTGGTACGTGGAGCACCTCGGCCTGCGCGTGAAGCGCTCGCAGAGGGATCGGCCGTGGGGGTACTTCCTGGCCGACGACGGCGACGGGGTGATGATCGAGATCTACAACAACCCCAAGGCCTCCGTGCCCGACTACCGCAGCCTCGACCCGCTGCTGCTGCACCTGGCGTTCTACACGGACGACGTCGCCGGAACGCGGGCGCGGCTGATCGACGCGGGCGCGACGCCGGTCGGCGAGGTCACGACGAACGACGTCGGCGACGAGCTCGCGATGCTGCGCGACCCCTGGGGCTTCGCCATCCAGTTCGTCTCACGGACGACGAAGATGATTTAG
- a CDS encoding MBL fold metallo-hydrolase: MMLGPGLDCVDLEFLGTPEVIATVLVHGRQGVAVIDPGPSTTLTTLRAALARRGFASADVRAVLLTHIHLDHAGAAGTLLAECPNAVVYVHERGAAHLVDPRKLIASATRLYGDDMDRLWGEIRPVPSDRLRVLSGEPAERLAIVGHDVEWAYTPGHASHHVSYFLPAGRIAFVGDTAGLARPRSRVVLPATPPPDIDLEAWRVSTDRILDWDPEQIVLTHFGPQAAPRVHFGELWRQIGDWSARVRMLLEAPGTDEMRARAFSDAVSRDLARSTTAADALGYERAGRFDFSWNGLARYWRGRAS, from the coding sequence ATGATGCTCGGACCCGGCCTCGACTGCGTCGACCTCGAGTTCCTCGGCACGCCCGAGGTCATCGCCACGGTGCTCGTCCATGGACGGCAGGGCGTTGCCGTGATCGATCCCGGGCCGTCCACGACGCTCACGACGCTGCGGGCGGCGCTGGCGCGGCGCGGATTCGCCTCTGCCGACGTGCGCGCCGTCCTGCTCACGCACATCCACCTCGATCACGCGGGCGCGGCGGGCACGCTCCTCGCCGAGTGTCCGAACGCCGTCGTCTACGTGCACGAGCGCGGCGCCGCGCACCTCGTCGATCCCCGCAAGCTCATCGCGAGCGCGACGCGGCTCTACGGCGACGACATGGATCGGCTGTGGGGTGAGATCCGTCCGGTGCCATCGGACCGCCTGCGCGTGCTGTCGGGAGAGCCGGCCGAGCGCCTGGCGATCGTCGGCCACGACGTCGAGTGGGCCTACACGCCGGGCCACGCGTCGCATCACGTCAGCTACTTCCTGCCGGCCGGACGCATCGCGTTCGTCGGCGACACGGCGGGCCTCGCCCGCCCGCGAAGCCGCGTGGTGCTGCCCGCCACGCCGCCGCCCGACATCGACCTCGAGGCGTGGCGCGTCTCCACGGATCGCATCCTCGACTGGGATCCCGAGCAGATCGTGCTCACGCACTTCGGCCCGCAGGCCGCGCCGCGCGTGCACTTCGGCGAGCTGTGGCGGCAGATCGGGGACTGGAGCGCGCGCGTGCGGATGCTGCTCGAGGCGCCCGGCACCGACGAGATGCGGGCGCGCGCGTTCTCGGACGCCGTCTCGCGCGACCTGGCGCGCTCGACCACGGCGGCCGATGCGCTCGGCTACGAGCGTGCGGGCCGGTTCGACTTCTCGTGGAACGGGCTGGCGCGCTACTGGCGCGGACGTGCGTCGTGA
- a CDS encoding O-acetylhomoserine aminocarboxypropyltransferase/cysteine synthase: protein MKDETLAIHAGYKTDPTTKAVAVPIYQTVAYEFDNAQHGADLFNLVVPGNIYTRIMNPTQDVLEQRVTALEGGIASLALSSGQAAITYAILTIARAGANIVSVPQLYGGTYTLFAHQLPAMGIEVRFAKDDQAASLEALVDGRTAAVYCETIGNPAGNIPDLETITAMAHRHGVPAIVDNTVPTPVLMKPIEFGADIVVHSLTKYMGGHGTSIGGIIVDSGKFPWAEHQDRFPMLSTPEPAYHGVVYTEALGPAAFIGRARTVPLRNMGSAISPFNAFLFLQGIETLSLRMERHVANAMVVARHLERHPSVSWVSYAGLESSPYYALAQKYTNGRPSALLTFGIKGGFDAGVKFYDSLQIFKRLVNIGDVKSLAAHPASTTHRQLGEAELASAGVTPDMIRLCVGIEAVEDILGDIDQALAVATA, encoded by the coding sequence ATGAAGGACGAGACGCTCGCGATTCACGCAGGCTACAAGACCGATCCGACCACCAAGGCGGTGGCGGTGCCGATCTACCAGACGGTGGCGTACGAGTTCGACAACGCGCAGCACGGCGCGGATCTGTTCAACCTGGTCGTGCCGGGCAACATCTACACGCGGATCATGAACCCGACGCAGGACGTGCTCGAGCAGCGCGTGACCGCGCTCGAGGGCGGCATCGCCAGCCTCGCGCTCAGCTCGGGGCAGGCGGCCATCACCTACGCGATCCTCACCATCGCCCGCGCCGGCGCCAACATCGTGTCGGTGCCCCAGTTGTACGGCGGCACCTACACGCTCTTCGCGCACCAGCTTCCCGCGATGGGCATCGAGGTGCGGTTCGCGAAGGACGACCAGGCGGCGTCGCTCGAGGCGCTCGTCGACGGCCGGACGGCCGCCGTCTACTGCGAGACCATCGGCAACCCGGCCGGCAACATCCCGGATCTCGAGACCATCACGGCGATGGCGCACCGGCACGGCGTGCCCGCGATCGTGGACAACACGGTGCCGACGCCCGTGCTGATGAAACCCATCGAGTTCGGCGCCGACATCGTCGTGCACTCGCTGACGAAGTACATGGGCGGCCACGGCACGTCGATCGGCGGCATCATCGTCGACTCGGGCAAGTTCCCGTGGGCGGAACACCAGGATCGGTTCCCGATGCTGAGCACGCCGGAACCGGCGTACCACGGCGTGGTCTACACGGAAGCCCTGGGGCCCGCGGCGTTCATCGGCCGGGCGAGGACGGTGCCGCTGCGCAACATGGGATCGGCCATCAGCCCGTTCAACGCCTTCCTCTTCCTCCAAGGGATCGAGACGCTCTCGCTGCGCATGGAACGGCACGTCGCCAACGCGATGGTCGTCGCCCGCCATCTGGAGCGGCATCCGTCGGTCTCGTGGGTGAGCTACGCGGGGCTGGAGTCGTCGCCGTACTACGCGCTGGCGCAGAAGTACACGAACGGCCGGCCGTCGGCGCTGCTGACGTTCGGCATCAAGGGCGGATTCGACGCGGGCGTGAAGTTCTACGACTCGCTCCAGATCTTCAAGCGGCTCGTGAACATCGGCGACGTGAAGTCGCTCGCCGCGCACCCGGCGTCCACGACGCACCGTCAGCTCGGCGAGGCCGAGCTGGCGAGCGCGGGCGTGACGCCGGACATGATCCGCCTGTGCGTCGGGATCGAGGCGGTCGAGGACATCCTCGGGGACATCGACCAGGCGCTGGCCGTCGCGACGGCCTGA
- a CDS encoding CoA-acylating methylmalonate-semialdehyde dehydrogenase codes for MLLEEKDVNKAPAGVETLQHFIHGERVDGTSGRFGDVYNPALGAVKARVPLATKDEVGKAIAAAKAALPAWANTTPLRRARVMFKFKELLEANMEPLAALITAEHGKVHDDAMGEVTRGLEVVEFACGIPHLLKGEFTENVGSNIDSHSIRQPLGVVAGITPFNFPVMVPMWMFPVAIACGNTFVLKPSERDPSASLFVADLFKQAGLPDGVFNVVNGDKEAVDALLTHPDVQAVSFVGSTPIAQYIYSTGAAHGKRVQALGGAKNHMVVMPDADLDKTIDALMGAAYGSAGERCMAISVAVAVTDALADALVGRLKTRLDTLRIGPGADRKNEMGPLVTRDHYNRVKGYVDLGVEEGATLVVDGRGYRNDVSPNGFFIGGCLFDHVTPAMRIYKEEIFGPVLSVVRAKNYREAVELVNAHEFGNGTAIFTRDGDSARAFAHEIQVGMVGINVPIPVPMAFHSFGGWKHSLYGDHHMHGPEGVRFYTRMKTITSRWPTGIRAGAEFIMPTMK; via the coding sequence ATGTTGTTGGAAGAGAAGGACGTGAACAAGGCGCCGGCCGGCGTCGAGACGCTGCAGCACTTCATCCACGGGGAGCGCGTGGACGGCACGAGCGGGCGGTTCGGCGACGTGTACAACCCCGCGCTCGGCGCGGTCAAGGCGCGCGTGCCCCTCGCGACCAAGGACGAGGTCGGCAAGGCGATCGCGGCGGCCAAGGCGGCCTTGCCGGCCTGGGCGAACACGACGCCGCTGCGCCGCGCACGTGTGATGTTCAAGTTCAAGGAGCTGCTCGAGGCCAACATGGAGCCGCTCGCGGCCCTCATCACGGCCGAGCACGGCAAGGTGCACGACGATGCGATGGGCGAGGTGACGCGGGGGCTCGAGGTCGTCGAGTTCGCCTGCGGCATCCCGCACCTGCTCAAGGGCGAGTTCACCGAGAACGTCGGCAGCAACATCGACAGCCACTCCATCCGCCAGCCGCTCGGCGTCGTCGCCGGCATCACGCCGTTCAACTTCCCCGTGATGGTGCCGATGTGGATGTTCCCCGTGGCGATCGCCTGCGGCAACACGTTCGTGCTCAAGCCCTCGGAGCGCGACCCGTCGGCGTCGCTGTTCGTCGCGGACCTGTTCAAGCAGGCCGGCCTGCCCGACGGCGTGTTCAACGTGGTGAACGGCGACAAGGAAGCCGTGGACGCGCTGCTCACGCACCCGGACGTGCAGGCGGTGAGCTTCGTCGGCTCGACGCCGATCGCGCAGTACATCTACTCGACCGGCGCGGCGCACGGCAAACGCGTGCAGGCGCTCGGCGGCGCGAAGAACCACATGGTCGTGATGCCGGACGCGGATCTCGACAAGACCATCGACGCGCTGATGGGTGCCGCGTACGGATCGGCCGGCGAACGCTGCATGGCGATCTCGGTGGCCGTCGCGGTCACCGACGCGCTGGCCGACGCGCTCGTCGGCCGGCTGAAGACGCGGCTCGACACGCTGCGGATCGGCCCGGGCGCCGACAGGAAGAACGAGATGGGCCCGCTCGTCACGCGCGACCACTACAACCGCGTGAAGGGCTACGTGGACCTCGGCGTCGAGGAAGGCGCCACGCTCGTCGTGGACGGCCGCGGCTACCGCAACGACGTGTCGCCGAACGGCTTCTTCATCGGCGGCTGTCTCTTCGATCACGTCACGCCGGCCATGCGCATCTACAAGGAAGAGATCTTCGGGCCGGTGCTGAGCGTCGTGCGCGCGAAGAACTATCGCGAGGCCGTGGAGCTCGTCAACGCGCACGAGTTCGGCAACGGCACGGCGATCTTCACCCGCGACGGCGACAGCGCGCGCGCGTTCGCCCACGAGATCCAGGTCGGCATGGTCGGCATCAACGTGCCGATCCCGGTGCCGATGGCGTTCCACAGCTTCGGCGGGTGGAAGCACTCGCTCTACGGCGACCACCACATGCACGGCCCGGAGGGCGTGCGCTTCTACACGCGGATGAAGACGATCACGTCGCGGTGGCCCACGGGCATCCGCGCCGGGGCCGAGTTCATCATGCCGACGATGAAGTAG
- the efp gene encoding elongation factor P — MAALIEAIDIKRKTFFEFENAPYHCLDVEVSKPTARGGQTLVRLKMRNLLTRAVFDRTFKAGEKFAEPDLDVVPAAFLYRDAEGSHFMDQESYETLTLGDETIGDDRLLLADNVLVQIQRYNGRPIGLQLPPHVELRVDRTEPGVRGDTASGGVTKPATLETGLEIRVPLFIKEGEKVKVHTETREFAGRA, encoded by the coding sequence GTGGCCGCCCTCATCGAAGCGATCGACATCAAGCGGAAGACGTTCTTCGAGTTCGAGAACGCCCCCTACCACTGCCTGGACGTGGAGGTCTCGAAGCCCACGGCCCGCGGCGGGCAGACGCTCGTGCGCCTCAAGATGCGCAACCTGCTCACGCGCGCGGTGTTCGACCGCACGTTCAAGGCGGGCGAGAAGTTCGCCGAGCCCGACCTGGACGTGGTCCCCGCCGCGTTCCTCTACCGCGACGCCGAGGGGTCGCACTTCATGGATCAGGAGAGCTACGAGACGCTCACGCTCGGCGACGAGACGATCGGCGACGATCGGCTGCTGCTCGCCGACAACGTGCTCGTGCAGATCCAGCGGTACAACGGCCGGCCGATCGGGCTGCAATTGCCGCCCCACGTGGAACTGCGCGTGGACCGGACCGAGCCCGGCGTGAGGGGCGACACGGCGAGCGGCGGCGTCACCAAGCCGGCCACCCTCGAGACCGGCCTCGAGATCCGCGTGCCGCTCTTCATCAAGGAAGGCGAGAAGGTGAAGGTGCACACCGAGACGCGCGAGTTCGCGGGAAGGGCCTGA
- a CDS encoding sugar ABC transporter ATP-binding protein produces the protein MSLLSAAGVSKSYGSVRVLDGVDFGVDAGQVHVLVGENGAGKSTLIKILGGAVVPDAGVVRLGGRPLEPGDPRAVRRQGLSIVYQEFTLVPEMSVFDNLELGRERGPVLRRAGDVPRVRTVLQDLDLDVDPATRVGDLSVARQQLVEIARGLLTDARALVLDEPTASLSGREVDRLLEVVRRLRARGLGIVYVSHRFEEIFAIADRITVLRDGRVVAVTDAAGASRPQLIRWMVGREVSEEFPPRTASPRETVLDVANLAAPPRFHDVSLCVRAGEIVGLAGLVGAGRTSAALALVGALPARGRVAIGGLAATVGSPADAIAHGIAYVTEDRKARGILPQMSTAANLTLTYLRHFTRAGFLSIAAERAAASSTASRFHVRSAGLDQPAGTLSGGNQQKALLGRFLLLPRRVVVLDEPTRGVDVGARAEIYTLMNQLTTEGLGILMISSDLPELIGMADRVVVMRQGRTVGELARGAATPDAVMAMATGA, from the coding sequence GTGAGCCTGCTCTCCGCCGCGGGCGTCTCCAAGAGCTACGGCAGCGTCCGCGTGCTCGACGGCGTGGACTTCGGCGTCGACGCCGGGCAGGTGCACGTCCTGGTCGGCGAGAACGGCGCCGGCAAGTCCACGTTGATCAAGATCCTCGGCGGCGCCGTCGTGCCCGATGCCGGCGTGGTGCGGCTCGGCGGCCGGCCGCTCGAGCCCGGCGATCCGCGCGCCGTTCGCCGTCAGGGCCTGAGCATCGTGTACCAGGAGTTCACGCTCGTTCCCGAGATGAGCGTGTTCGACAACCTGGAGCTCGGGCGCGAGCGCGGGCCCGTGCTCCGCCGGGCGGGCGACGTGCCGCGCGTGCGCACGGTGCTCCAGGATCTCGACCTCGACGTCGATCCCGCCACGCGCGTCGGCGACCTGAGCGTCGCGCGGCAGCAGCTCGTGGAGATCGCGCGCGGGTTGCTCACCGACGCGCGCGCGCTCGTGCTCGACGAGCCGACCGCGTCGCTCTCGGGCCGCGAGGTCGACCGGCTGCTGGAGGTCGTGCGCCGCCTCCGCGCGCGCGGCCTCGGCATCGTCTACGTTTCGCACCGCTTCGAGGAGATCTTCGCGATCGCCGACCGCATCACGGTGCTGCGCGACGGCCGGGTGGTCGCGGTGACGGATGCCGCCGGCGCGAGCCGGCCGCAGCTCATCCGCTGGATGGTCGGGCGCGAGGTGTCCGAGGAGTTCCCGCCGCGGACGGCGTCGCCGCGCGAGACCGTGCTCGACGTGGCGAACCTCGCGGCGCCGCCGCGGTTCCACGACGTGAGCCTGTGCGTGCGGGCGGGCGAGATCGTCGGCCTCGCGGGCCTCGTGGGCGCGGGACGCACGTCGGCCGCGCTCGCGCTGGTCGGCGCGCTGCCGGCACGCGGGCGCGTCGCGATTGGCGGGCTCGCGGCGACGGTCGGATCGCCGGCCGACGCGATCGCGCACGGTATCGCGTACGTGACCGAGGACCGCAAGGCCCGCGGCATCCTGCCGCAGATGAGCACGGCCGCGAACCTGACGCTCACGTATCTCCGGCACTTCACGCGGGCCGGGTTCCTGTCGATTGCGGCCGAGCGCGCCGCCGCGTCGAGCACGGCGTCGCGATTCCACGTGCGGAGCGCGGGGCTGGACCAGCCGGCCGGCACGCTCTCGGGCGGCAACCAGCAGAAAGCGCTGCTCGGGCGCTTCCTGCTGCTGCCGCGGCGCGTCGTCGTTCTCGACGAGCCGACGCGCGGCGTGGACGTGGGCGCGCGCGCCGAGATCTACACCCTGATGAACCAGCTCACGACCGAAGGGCTCGGCATCCTGATGATCTCGTCCGACCTGCCCGAGCTCATCGGCATGGCGGACCGTGTCGTCGTGATGCGGCAGGGGCGAACGGTGGGCGAGCTCGCGCGCGGGGCGGCGACGCCCGACGCCGTGATGGCGATGGCGACGGGCGCATGA
- a CDS encoding C4-dicarboxylate ABC transporter → MSPAGLSLAALLVAIVASSVTSWNVGVLAIALAWLVAWYGGIALNDVLAGFPVSLFLTLTGVTMLFSQAQQNGTLEKVAERALRLCRGNAGLVPMMFFALCCLLASLGPGHIATTALVAPMAMSVAARARIPAFLMAIMVGHGATAGSLSPVAPTGIIVSGIMTRIGLPGYEWPTYLNNLAAQTLVAFAGYFAFGGWRLFGFSYAGTDEAAAPPARARLDRANWLTLGVIAALLVGVLALGMNVGMAAFAGAVLLAALRVADHDAAIRRMPWNVILMVSGVTVLIALLEKTQGLDLFTALLARWATPDTITGFIAFVTGLVSVYSSTSGVVLPAFLPTIPGLVARLGGGDPVAIASAINVGGHLVDVSPLSTIGALCIAGLVPGTEDARVLFNRLLAWGLSMTAVGALACALMF, encoded by the coding sequence ATGAGCCCCGCCGGCCTGTCGCTCGCGGCGCTCCTCGTCGCCATCGTCGCCAGCTCGGTCACGTCCTGGAACGTCGGCGTGCTGGCGATCGCGCTCGCCTGGCTCGTGGCGTGGTACGGCGGCATCGCGCTGAACGACGTGCTCGCGGGCTTTCCCGTGTCGCTCTTCCTCACGCTCACGGGCGTGACGATGCTCTTCTCGCAGGCGCAGCAGAACGGCACCCTCGAGAAGGTCGCCGAGCGCGCGCTTCGGCTGTGCCGCGGCAACGCCGGGCTCGTGCCGATGATGTTCTTCGCCCTGTGCTGCCTGCTCGCGTCGCTCGGGCCCGGGCACATCGCGACGACGGCGCTCGTCGCGCCGATGGCGATGTCGGTCGCGGCGCGCGCGCGGATTCCGGCGTTCCTCATGGCGATCATGGTCGGGCACGGCGCGACGGCGGGCTCGCTCTCGCCCGTCGCGCCGACGGGCATCATCGTGAGCGGCATCATGACGCGCATCGGCCTGCCCGGCTACGAGTGGCCGACCTATCTCAACAACCTCGCGGCCCAGACGCTCGTCGCCTTCGCGGGCTACTTCGCGTTCGGCGGCTGGCGGCTGTTCGGGTTCTCCTATGCGGGCACCGACGAGGCGGCGGCGCCGCCGGCGCGCGCGCGTCTCGACCGGGCGAACTGGCTCACGCTCGGCGTCATCGCCGCGCTGCTCGTCGGCGTGCTCGCCCTCGGCATGAACGTCGGCATGGCGGCGTTCGCCGGCGCGGTGCTGCTCGCCGCGCTCCGCGTCGCCGATCACGACGCGGCGATTCGCCGCATGCCGTGGAACGTGATCCTCATGGTCTCGGGCGTCACGGTGCTGATCGCGCTGCTGGAGAAGACGCAGGGTCTGGATCTCTTCACTGCGCTGCTCGCCCGCTGGGCCACGCCCGACACCATCACGGGCTTCATCGCGTTCGTCACCGGTCTCGTCTCGGTGTACAGCAGCACGTCGGGCGTCGTGCTGCCGGCGTTCCTCCCGACCATTCCCGGCCTCGTCGCGCGGCTCGGCGGCGGCGATCCGGTGGCCATCGCCTCGGCGATCAACGTGGGCGGCCACCTCGTGGACGTGTCGCCGCTCTCGACGATCGGCGCGCTCTGCATCGCCGGCCTCGTGCCCGGCACCGAGGACGCCCGCGTCCTCTTCAACCGGCTGCTCGCCTGGGGGCTGTCGATGACGGCCGTCGGCGCGCTCGCCTGCGCGCTCATGTTCTGA
- a CDS encoding DNA-binding protein, with protein sequence MPVPDVAPSIDSAEARVLNRAIAAKLDEIAALLASQHANAFRVRAYRRAAAALRRLETPISDVLARGGVEALEALPGIGESLARTIRDLARFGYSPMLDRLRGDADPIRLLSTVPGIGRRLATRLHEDLHIETLETLEAAAHDGRLTTLAGIGPKRLAGIRAVLAERLGRVRPPAAPAGSGPNVEEILDVDREYRDAAASGRLPTIAPRRFNPDHEPWLPILHTRRGTREYTAVFSNTARAHRLDRTRDWVVIHWDDGGSQGQCTVVTERAGPQSGQRVVRGREQDGAVHDAHAIADRGN encoded by the coding sequence ATGCCGGTGCCGGACGTCGCTCCGTCGATCGATTCCGCCGAGGCGCGGGTGCTGAACCGCGCGATCGCCGCGAAGCTCGACGAGATCGCCGCGCTGCTCGCCAGCCAGCACGCCAACGCGTTCCGCGTGCGCGCGTACCGGCGAGCGGCCGCCGCGCTCCGCCGGCTCGAGACGCCGATCTCCGACGTGCTCGCCCGGGGCGGCGTCGAGGCGCTCGAGGCGCTGCCAGGCATCGGCGAGAGCCTGGCCCGCACGATCCGCGACCTCGCGCGGTTCGGCTATTCGCCGATGCTCGACCGGCTGCGCGGCGACGCGGACCCCATCCGCCTGCTCTCGACAGTGCCGGGCATCGGCCGCCGGCTGGCGACGCGGCTCCACGAAGACCTTCACATCGAAACGCTGGAGACGCTCGAAGCGGCCGCGCACGACGGCCGGCTGACGACGCTCGCGGGCATCGGGCCGAAGCGGCTCGCCGGCATCCGGGCGGTGCTGGCCGAACGGCTCGGCCGGGTCCGGCCGCCAGCCGCGCCCGCCGGCAGCGGGCCCAACGTGGAAGAGATCCTGGACGTCGACCGCGAGTACCGCGATGCCGCCGCGTCAGGCCGGCTCCCGACGATCGCGCCGAGACGCTTCAACCCGGACCACGAGCCGTGGCTCCCCATCCTCCACACGCGCCGCGGCACCCGCGAGTACACCGCGGTGTTCTCCAACACGGCGCGGGCGCACCGGCTCGACCGCACGCGCGACTGGGTGGTGATCCATTGGGACGATGGCGGGAGCCAGGGACAGTGCACGGTCGTCACCGAGCGTGCCGGCCCGCAGAGCGGGCAGCGCGTCGTTCGCGGCCGCGAGCAGGACGGCGCGGTGCACGACGCCCACGCGATCGCGGACCGCGGCAATTGA